In the Acidobacteriota bacterium genome, one interval contains:
- a CDS encoding ADOP family duplicated permease, which yields MAEMLRETLRQLRRHPFFALAVALTLSLGIGVNAVMFGIVDRMLMRPPLHVSEPQQVKILYRHQIHQGKAVAGNELTYGNYLAQRDHSSFESIGLQLALQPLSGHGEDTRRLEARLVSASFFPTLGVQPYRGRFFTAEDDQPQSHPVAVLSHAFWMEHFGGDPEVLNRRLEVDSLEFDVVGVAPAGFTGFQLAPVDVWLPFDRAIRGLDLRTDRWLDPGAPWSWAQVVVRLKPGVSIEAAEEESTAILQRADERLSRPPDSTRRRISLQPLVPGRRVDAPAEADVAFWLTAVSFLVLLIACANVANLFLVRGLRRRREIALRLTLGMGRLRLAGHLLSESLLLALLGCAAALGLAYWGGQAVRAGLFPQVDWSTGLLNPRLTAFSLGLALLAALLASLPASFQARRRDLVEPLKSSGGTASPSRSHARSLLLVAQTALSVVLLVGAGLFLHSLQQAGSLDLGYVTEDVVLLTPDLEPGVDRYKSVSLYQEALDFLSRQPGVRSAAAAWTVPFLGGISYRVNYPDGTPLPRLPTGGPWSVGVMGDYFKTMDVEILRGRAFNEEDRSGVPPSLIVSRTMAEIVWPGQDPLGQCLIFQGTDYCSRVVGVAEDVTRRSFSEGPTLLFYINLDQIGEGYPPRTFYVRTEAPPRGPGPEDLRRRLLQMDSRFRHVEAQTFEHLTAPEKRAWRLGATLFSVFGVLALAVSGLGLYSVLAFEAARRRREMSIRSALGATLRHLAALMLSRCLRLALAGIVLGLLLSALLAPNLADLFFMTSPHQASVYGQAALVLLSVSLLACLIPTMRTARTNPATTLKVE from the coding sequence GTGGCCGAGATGTTGCGGGAAACCCTGCGCCAACTGCGTCGTCATCCCTTCTTCGCCCTGGCCGTGGCTTTGACCCTGTCCCTGGGAATCGGCGTCAACGCCGTCATGTTCGGCATTGTCGACCGCATGCTGATGCGTCCCCCGCTGCACGTCAGCGAGCCGCAACAAGTCAAGATTCTCTATCGCCACCAGATCCACCAGGGAAAAGCCGTGGCTGGAAACGAACTGACTTACGGCAACTACCTGGCTCAACGCGATCATTCGTCCTTCGAGAGCATCGGCCTGCAACTGGCCCTGCAGCCGCTGTCCGGCCACGGCGAGGACACCCGAAGGCTGGAAGCCCGCCTGGTCAGCGCCTCCTTCTTCCCCACCCTGGGCGTGCAGCCCTACCGGGGACGCTTCTTCACGGCCGAAGACGACCAACCCCAGAGCCATCCTGTAGCGGTGCTCAGCCACGCCTTCTGGATGGAGCACTTCGGCGGCGACCCCGAGGTCCTCAACCGCCGTCTCGAGGTCGACAGCCTGGAGTTCGACGTAGTGGGAGTGGCGCCTGCCGGATTCACCGGCTTCCAACTGGCGCCCGTGGACGTCTGGTTGCCCTTTGACCGCGCCATCCGCGGCCTCGATCTGCGCACGGACCGCTGGCTCGATCCCGGGGCTCCCTGGAGCTGGGCGCAGGTGGTTGTGCGCCTCAAGCCCGGTGTCTCGATAGAAGCTGCTGAAGAGGAATCGACGGCCATTTTGCAGCGGGCCGATGAGCGGCTCTCCCGTCCCCCCGATTCCACCCGCCGCCGCATCTCTTTGCAGCCGCTCGTCCCCGGACGAAGGGTGGACGCTCCGGCCGAAGCCGATGTGGCCTTCTGGCTGACGGCGGTCTCCTTCCTGGTTCTGCTCATCGCCTGCGCCAATGTGGCCAATCTCTTCCTGGTCCGCGGACTGCGCCGCCGCCGCGAAATCGCACTGCGGCTGACGCTGGGCATGGGACGCCTCCGGCTCGCGGGACACCTGCTCAGCGAGAGCCTGCTGCTGGCTTTGCTGGGATGCGCGGCGGCGCTGGGACTGGCTTATTGGGGCGGACAGGCGGTTCGTGCCGGCCTCTTTCCCCAGGTCGACTGGAGCACCGGCTTGCTCAACCCGCGTTTGACCGCCTTCAGCCTGGGACTGGCTTTGCTGGCCGCCTTGCTGGCTTCCCTTCCCGCCTCTTTTCAGGCGCGGCGGCGCGATCTGGTTGAACCGCTCAAGTCCTCGGGGGGAACGGCCTCCCCCTCCCGTTCCCATGCCCGCAGCCTGCTCCTGGTGGCCCAAACGGCTCTTTCGGTGGTCCTGCTGGTGGGCGCCGGACTGTTCCTGCACAGCCTGCAACAGGCGGGCTCCCTCGATCTGGGATACGTCACTGAAGACGTGGTGCTGCTCACGCCCGACCTGGAACCCGGCGTCGACCGCTACAAATCCGTTTCGCTCTACCAAGAAGCGCTCGACTTCCTCTCCCGCCAGCCCGGGGTGCGCTCGGCGGCCGCCGCCTGGACGGTTCCTTTCCTGGGAGGCATCTCTTACCGCGTCAACTATCCTGACGGCACTCCCCTGCCCCGCCTTCCCACCGGAGGTCCCTGGTCGGTGGGCGTGATGGGCGACTACTTCAAGACCATGGACGTGGAAATCCTGCGGGGACGCGCCTTTAACGAAGAGGATCGTTCCGGGGTCCCGCCCTCCCTTATCGTAAGCCGCACCATGGCCGAGATCGTCTGGCCCGGGCAGGATCCGCTGGGGCAGTGCCTGATCTTCCAGGGGACCGACTACTGCAGCCGCGTGGTGGGCGTGGCCGAGGACGTCACCCGGCGCAGCTTCAGCGAGGGTCCCACCTTGCTCTTCTACATCAACTTGGACCAGATCGGGGAAGGCTATCCTCCCCGCACCTTCTACGTCCGCACTGAAGCCCCTCCGCGCGGTCCGGGACCCGAGGATCTGCGGAGGCGCCTGCTGCAGATGGACAGCCGCTTCCGCCACGTCGAAGCCCAGACCTTCGAACACCTGACGGCTCCCGAAAAGCGCGCCTGGCGCCTGGGCGCCACGCTTTTCAGCGTCTTCGGGGTGCTGGCGCTGGCCGTTTCAGGCCTGGGCCTTTACAGCGTGCTGGCCTTCGAGGCCGCCCGCCGCCGCCGCGAAATGAGCATCCGCAGCGCCCTGGGCGCCACCCTTCGCCACCTGGCCGCCCTCATGCTCTCGCGCTGCCTTCGTCTGGCTCTGGCGGGGATCGTTTTGGGCCTGCTGCTGTCCGCCCTGCTGGCCCCCAACCTGGCCGACCTCTTCTTCATGACCTCGCCCCACCAGGCCTCCGTCTACGGGCAAGCCGCCCTGGTGCTGCTGTCCGTCTCCCTGCTGGCCTGCCTGATCCCCACCATGCGCACAGCCCGCACCAACCCCGCCACAACCCTCAAGGTAGAGTAG
- a CDS encoding VOC family protein, with amino-acid sequence MIKSLKWMGVRTDRYQEMREFYSDKLGLELFDEESDYVDFLLPNGDRVELFAPGSIPDEPLDTPVMGLEVEDVDQARRHFESRGVEFIGPVRQGKTLRWTYFRAPDGHVYELVGPAK; translated from the coding sequence ATGATCAAGTCGCTGAAATGGATGGGCGTGCGGACTGACCGCTATCAGGAAATGCGCGAGTTCTACAGCGACAAGCTGGGCCTGGAGCTCTTCGATGAAGAGTCCGACTACGTCGATTTCCTGCTGCCCAATGGAGACCGCGTCGAGCTCTTCGCCCCCGGCTCCATCCCCGACGAGCCTCTGGACACTCCGGTCATGGGCCTGGAAGTCGAAGACGTCGATCAGGCCCGCCGCCACTTCGAGTCCCGCGGCGTCGAGTTCATCGGACCTGTCCGTCAGGGCAAAACCCTGCGCTGGACCTATTTCCGGGCCCCCGACGGACACGTCTACGAACTGGTGGGACCGGCCAAGTGA
- a CDS encoding nuclear transport factor 2 family protein — protein MATMTTLLMALWMLAAPGAEDDIVKLLQDQAEAWNQGDLEGFMEGYWNSPDLTFYSGGNITRGWQATVERYQRRYQSEGREMGHLVFSDLKVEMLGEDAALVRGRWQLTLSDGSQPGGLYTLILRRFEDGWKVTHDHTSSAD, from the coding sequence ATGGCTACGATGACTACTTTGCTGATGGCTCTTTGGATGCTGGCGGCGCCGGGCGCTGAAGACGATATCGTCAAGCTGCTGCAGGACCAGGCCGAGGCCTGGAACCAGGGCGACCTGGAGGGCTTTATGGAGGGGTACTGGAATTCTCCCGACCTGACCTTCTACTCGGGAGGAAACATCACCAGGGGCTGGCAAGCCACGGTGGAACGCTACCAGCGCCGCTACCAGAGCGAAGGACGCGAGATGGGCCACCTGGTCTTCTCAGACCTCAAGGTGGAGATGCTGGGCGAGGATGCCGCCTTGGTGAGAGGACGCTGGCAGCTCACCCTCTCGGACGGTAGCCAACCCGGCGGACTTTACACCCTCATCCTGCGCCGCTTCGAGGACGGCTGGAAGGTCACCCACGACCACACCTCTTCGGCGGATTAG
- the hemG gene encoding protoporphyrinogen oxidase produces MSRKTRIGIVGGGISGLVTAFYLKQGSAKRGVPLEITLLEQSQRLGGVIRSQREGDFLLEAGPEGFASHKPAALRLVSELGLDDKVVGSNDHLRKTYLYSEDRLREFPDGMMFLAPMRLLPFWRTAPLSRRGRLRALMEPLISHSQGDPSIQQFLRRRLGAEFTDKLAQPMVAAIYGGDAARLSAPSAMADFYRLEQRFGSLYRGMRWLNSLSKGRPQRSCYLSFQGGMQTLVDELQRRLQDSDIRLGLRNLRLTSWNGRLNLEAGSHRDSFDRLILTTPAYAGASILRPLLPEAAPPLQDIPYGSSRLVYLAYRRQDFDHPQDGFGFIVHPEQRAAVDACTWVNRKFEGRCPQDAVLMRVAVHQRRLRRLPESDQGLAEAVHRDLQRIMGYSCQPLLQRVFSVSRAMPQLTVGHSQRMQAVRQALRRVPGLYLTGAFAGGVGIPECIRSSHDISQQVLDSL; encoded by the coding sequence ATGAGCCGCAAGACACGCATCGGAATCGTCGGAGGAGGCATCTCGGGGCTGGTGACCGCCTTCTACCTGAAACAAGGCTCCGCAAAGCGGGGAGTGCCGCTGGAGATCACTCTGCTGGAGCAATCCCAACGGCTGGGCGGCGTGATCCGTTCTCAGCGAGAGGGCGACTTTTTGCTGGAAGCCGGGCCGGAAGGCTTCGCCTCCCACAAGCCGGCGGCCCTGCGGCTGGTATCCGAACTGGGCCTCGATGACAAGGTGGTCGGTTCCAACGATCACCTGCGCAAGACCTACCTTTACAGCGAGGACCGCCTGCGCGAATTCCCCGACGGAATGATGTTTCTGGCTCCCATGCGGCTGCTTCCCTTTTGGCGCACCGCGCCCCTCAGCCGCCGCGGACGCCTGCGGGCCCTGATGGAACCGCTCATCAGCCACAGCCAGGGAGACCCCAGCATCCAGCAGTTTCTGCGCCGCCGCCTGGGAGCGGAATTCACCGACAAGCTGGCCCAGCCCATGGTGGCCGCCATCTACGGCGGGGACGCTGCGCGCCTCAGCGCCCCCTCGGCCATGGCAGACTTCTACCGCCTTGAACAGCGCTTCGGGTCCCTCTACCGCGGCATGCGCTGGCTCAACAGCCTCAGCAAGGGACGTCCACAGCGCTCCTGCTATCTGTCCTTCCAGGGGGGCATGCAGACCTTGGTGGACGAACTTCAGCGCCGCCTTCAAGACAGCGATATCCGACTGGGACTGCGGAATCTTCGGCTGACGTCCTGGAACGGGCGCCTCAACCTCGAGGCCGGGAGCCACCGGGACAGCTTCGACCGCTTGATCCTGACCACGCCGGCCTACGCCGGAGCCTCCATCCTGCGTCCCCTGCTGCCCGAGGCGGCGCCGCCCCTGCAAGACATTCCCTACGGCTCCAGCCGTCTCGTCTATCTGGCCTACCGGCGTCAGGACTTTGACCATCCCCAGGACGGATTCGGCTTCATCGTCCATCCCGAGCAGAGGGCGGCCGTGGACGCCTGCACTTGGGTCAACCGCAAGTTCGAGGGGCGCTGCCCGCAGGACGCGGTGCTGATGCGGGTGGCGGTCCACCAGCGGCGCCTGCGCCGTCTGCCCGAGTCCGACCAGGGACTGGCTGAGGCCGTGCACCGCGATCTGCAGCGCATCATGGGCTACTCCTGCCAGCCGCTGCTGCAGCGCGTCTTCAGCGTGAGCCGGGCCATGCCTCAACTGACGGTCGGTCACTCGCAGCGCATGCAGGCGGTCAGGCAGGCCCTCCGGCGCGTCCCCGGACTCTACCTGACCGGCGCCTTCGCCGGCGGCGTAGGCATCCCCGAGTGCATCCGCTCCTCCCACGATATCAGCCAGCAAGTCCTCGACTCCCTCTAA
- a CDS encoding NAD(P)-dependent oxidoreductase, translated as MKVDRIVATGPLPEWAEGRIGGAFRLFVASNPDPRSLVGELGADVAAIIARSSTRIDARVFEAAPNLRVIGRTGVGYDSVDVEAARRRHVVVLYTPDAVTQATAEHTVSLLVAAAKDVPGWQRRVGEGRWTERNRVLNRDLYGSTLGIVGYGRIGRRVHELLKPWGMTVLACDPHVGGAEMECCGARPVTLRKLLRESDFVTLHCPLNESTRGLINAENLRQARKGAVLVNCARGGLIESNQVLMKALQEGGLSAVALDVLEKEPPAAGDPLMRHPRAIVTAHVASRTPRTQRIMVETLLDDLMAVLTGGHPRPGNVVG; from the coding sequence ATGAAGGTTGATCGGATCGTGGCTACGGGGCCGCTTCCTGAGTGGGCGGAGGGGCGAATTGGGGGGGCGTTTCGGCTGTTTGTCGCTTCCAATCCTGATCCCCGCTCGCTGGTGGGGGAATTGGGGGCGGATGTGGCGGCGATCATTGCCCGCAGCTCCACGCGGATCGATGCGCGGGTCTTTGAGGCCGCCCCCAATCTGCGCGTCATCGGACGTACCGGGGTGGGATACGACTCGGTCGATGTGGAAGCGGCAAGGCGGCGACATGTCGTGGTGCTCTATACCCCAGATGCCGTGACCCAGGCCACGGCCGAGCACACCGTGTCGCTGCTGGTGGCGGCCGCCAAGGATGTGCCCGGCTGGCAGCGGCGGGTGGGCGAGGGGCGCTGGACCGAGCGCAACCGCGTCCTCAACCGCGATCTCTACGGCAGTACCCTCGGCATCGTCGGCTATGGACGCATCGGGCGGCGCGTCCATGAGTTGCTCAAACCCTGGGGCATGACGGTGCTGGCTTGCGATCCGCATGTCGGGGGAGCCGAAATGGAGTGCTGCGGGGCACGTCCGGTGACGCTGAGGAAACTGTTGCGGGAGAGCGATTTCGTCACCTTGCATTGTCCGCTCAACGAGTCTACCCGGGGTCTTATCAATGCCGAGAACCTGCGTCAGGCACGCAAAGGGGCCGTGCTGGTGAATTGCGCCCGCGGGGGACTGATCGAAAGCAACCAGGTTCTGATGAAGGCTCTGCAGGAAGGTGGGCTGTCGGCGGTGGCGCTGGACGTCCTGGAAAAAGAGCCGCCCGCTGCCGGCGATCCTTTGATGCGTCATCCCCGCGCCATCGTTACCGCCCATGTGGCCAGCCGCACCCCCCGCACCCAGCGCATCATGGTGGAAACCCTCCTCGACGACCTGATGGCCGTCCTCACCGGGGGGCATCCCAGACCGGGGAACGTGGTGGGTTGA
- a CDS encoding TIGR04053 family radical SAM/SPASM domain-containing protein gives MISTGAEGRAVHPSMVDFDRSPFVAIWETTRSCDLACRHCRAEAIPDPLPGELNHQEGLGLLHDLAEMGTPICVLSGGDPAKRPDLLELIRYGRKAGMRMATIPAATARLERGLVENLKEAGLAQMALSLDGPSAQVHDSFRNTPGTFHRTLQGARWAREAGLPLQINTTLSAFNYQHFDAIADLVSQLGVVFWEVFFLVPMGRGRDVDQLNAQQYEDLFARLARLASQVDFVVKITEAPHYRRYLLQHRPGGAATGHRRGHAGGHPGTGVMHMPGGTIPRHLPERMKRDFGHGGAIGLAPRGVNSGNGHLFVAYNGDVFPSGFLPRKCGNIRSRPLAEIYRNHAVFRQLRTPSLLKGKCGICSFKRICGGSRARAYAMTGDYLAEEPFCAYDPPRTSETSAAQSPAMA, from the coding sequence ATGATTTCCACAGGCGCTGAAGGCCGAGCCGTTCACCCCTCCATGGTCGATTTCGACCGCTCTCCATTCGTTGCCATTTGGGAGACTACCCGGTCCTGCGACCTGGCCTGCCGCCATTGCCGGGCTGAAGCCATTCCCGATCCTCTTCCCGGAGAACTGAACCATCAAGAAGGGCTGGGACTGCTGCATGACTTGGCCGAGATGGGGACGCCCATCTGCGTCCTCTCGGGAGGCGATCCGGCCAAACGTCCCGACTTGCTTGAACTGATCCGCTACGGCCGCAAGGCGGGCATGCGCATGGCCACCATCCCTGCTGCAACCGCCCGTCTCGAGCGCGGGCTGGTGGAAAACCTGAAGGAGGCCGGACTGGCTCAAATGGCCCTCAGTCTGGACGGTCCCTCGGCTCAGGTCCACGACTCCTTCCGCAATACTCCCGGAACTTTCCACCGCACCCTGCAAGGCGCCCGCTGGGCCCGCGAGGCGGGGCTTCCCTTGCAGATCAACACCACCTTGAGCGCCTTCAACTACCAGCACTTCGACGCCATCGCCGACTTGGTCAGCCAATTGGGCGTGGTGTTCTGGGAGGTTTTCTTCCTGGTGCCCATGGGACGCGGACGCGACGTCGACCAGCTCAACGCCCAGCAGTACGAAGACCTCTTTGCCCGCCTGGCCCGGCTGGCTTCGCAGGTCGACTTCGTGGTCAAGATCACCGAGGCGCCTCACTACCGCCGCTACCTGCTGCAACACCGTCCTGGCGGGGCGGCCACCGGGCATCGCCGAGGACATGCCGGCGGGCATCCGGGCACAGGCGTCATGCACATGCCCGGCGGAACCATCCCGCGCCACCTCCCGGAGCGCATGAAGCGCGACTTCGGGCACGGCGGAGCCATCGGACTGGCGCCCCGCGGCGTCAACTCGGGCAACGGACATCTTTTCGTGGCCTACAACGGCGACGTCTTCCCCAGCGGATTCCTGCCCCGCAAGTGCGGCAACATCCGCAGCAGGCCGCTGGCCGAAATCTACCGCAATCATGCGGTCTTCCGCCAACTCCGCACTCCTTCCCTGCTTAAGGGCAAGTGCGGAATCTGCTCCTTCAAACGCATCTGCGGCGGATCGCGGGCGCGGGCCTATGCCATGACAGGCGACTATCTGGCCGAAGAGCCCTTCTGCGCCTACGATCCGCCGCGGACATCTGAAACATCAGCGGCCCAGAGTCCGGCCATGGCCTAG
- the amrB gene encoding AmmeMemoRadiSam system protein B, giving the protein MANPKLRYLEAIPIREDGQQLVVLRDPLQISEQMLAVTPALYGLMMLFDGRRTPQQVRAEVERVTQQPFSSEDLQSILDQFDEALFLENERFAQRHRQLLEDFRSSSLRESSHAGQSYPAQAEDLSRLIADFYAAPQGAGAPGKAAAPPPLALIAPHIDPRLGGPCYTHAYRALAECERPDLFVILGTGHHGLPELFSVSRKDFQTPLGTAATDREFADRLLENAGDGLFQEDLTHRSEHTIEFQVVFLQHLLGSRPFKILPVLVSFSYLNFQHPSVADQHRRLFDRFLEALRRTADQSGRRICYIASVDLAHIGPRYGDDYRPREEHIEEVRRKDLEMLDPLLEGDAAEFFRYVAEEEDRRRICGFSPLYTLYTLLQGRSTRILDHSHAQMDETGSFVTFTSAVIDGE; this is encoded by the coding sequence ATGGCGAATCCGAAGCTGCGCTACCTTGAGGCCATACCGATTCGGGAGGACGGACAGCAATTGGTGGTGTTGCGCGATCCGTTGCAGATCAGCGAACAGATGCTGGCCGTCACTCCGGCCCTCTACGGGCTGATGATGCTCTTCGACGGCCGCCGTACGCCCCAGCAGGTGCGGGCGGAGGTGGAGCGGGTCACCCAGCAACCTTTCAGCAGCGAGGACCTGCAGAGCATTCTCGACCAATTCGACGAAGCTCTTTTCCTGGAGAACGAGCGCTTCGCCCAACGCCACCGCCAACTCCTCGAGGACTTCCGCTCCAGCTCCCTGCGCGAGTCATCCCACGCCGGACAAAGCTATCCAGCCCAAGCGGAGGATCTGTCGCGCCTGATCGCCGACTTCTACGCCGCCCCCCAAGGCGCCGGAGCTCCCGGCAAGGCCGCCGCTCCTCCTCCCCTGGCCCTCATCGCTCCCCACATCGACCCGCGCCTGGGAGGCCCCTGCTACACGCACGCCTACCGGGCCCTGGCCGAGTGCGAAAGGCCTGATCTCTTCGTGATCCTGGGGACAGGACACCACGGGCTGCCCGAACTCTTCTCCGTCTCCCGCAAGGACTTCCAGACTCCTCTAGGAACCGCCGCCACCGACCGCGAGTTCGCCGACCGCCTGCTGGAAAACGCCGGCGACGGACTGTTTCAGGAAGACCTCACCCACCGCAGCGAACACACCATCGAATTCCAGGTGGTTTTTTTGCAGCACCTGTTGGGATCGCGGCCCTTCAAGATCCTTCCGGTGCTGGTGAGCTTCTCCTACCTCAACTTCCAGCATCCTTCGGTGGCCGACCAACACCGCCGCCTCTTCGACCGCTTCCTGGAAGCGCTGCGCCGCACGGCCGATCAGTCGGGACGGCGCATCTGCTACATTGCCAGCGTCGACCTGGCTCACATCGGACCCCGCTACGGAGACGACTACCGTCCTCGGGAGGAACACATCGAGGAGGTGCGCCGGAAAGACCTGGAGATGCTCGATCCCCTGCTTGAAGGCGATGCCGCCGAGTTCTTCCGCTACGTGGCCGAAGAAGAAGACCGCCGCCGCATCTGCGGGTTCTCTCCTCTCTACACCCTCTACACGCTGCTGCAGGGCCGTTCCACCCGCATCCTCGACCATTCCCACGCGCAAATGGACGAGACCGGCTCCTTCGTCACTTTCACCAGCGCGGTAATTGATGGAGAATAG
- the treS gene encoding maltose alpha-D-glucosyltransferase yields MNESKIDHSQHDWYKDAIFYEVHVRAFYDSNADGIGDFAGLTQKLDYIGDLGVTCIWLLPFYVSPLDDDGYDIADYYRIHPDYGTIKDFEVFLREAHARGLRVIADLVVNHTSIEHEWFKQARDPQSPYHDYYVWSDDPSTYSDARIIFVDTEPSNWTYDNQAKKHYWHRFFSHQADLNYDNPKVQKEMLEVVDFWLAKGLDGFRVDAVPYLFEREGTNCENLPETHAFCKKLRAHVDEHFPGRVLLAEANQWPDDVVEYFGDNDEFHMCFNFPIMPRMFMAIRREDREPIENIIVNLPEIPRDCQWATFLRNHDELSLEMVTADERDYMWQEYASDPRMKLNLGIRRRLFPLMENNRRAVELLHSLLLTLPGSPILYYGDEIGMGDNIYLSDRFGCRTPMQWNDDRNAGFSRADPSKLYFPVISDPGYSYQGVNVESAQRHRSSFLNYVKRLIRIRQSYPAFSRGEIHFLHPDNNRVVSYLCVQDGQVMLVVNNLSRYSQFVELDLRQFNGYQPIDCFSENPFPRIGELPYLLTMGPYGFYWFELTKP; encoded by the coding sequence ATGAATGAGAGCAAGATCGACCATAGCCAGCACGACTGGTATAAAGACGCCATTTTCTATGAAGTCCACGTGCGCGCTTTCTACGATTCCAACGCCGACGGCATAGGGGACTTTGCAGGACTCACCCAAAAGCTCGATTACATCGGGGACTTGGGGGTGACCTGCATCTGGCTGCTGCCCTTCTATGTTTCGCCTCTGGACGACGACGGATACGACATCGCCGACTATTACCGCATCCATCCCGACTACGGGACGATCAAGGACTTCGAGGTTTTCCTGCGCGAGGCTCATGCCCGAGGATTGCGCGTGATTGCCGATCTGGTCGTCAACCACACCAGCATCGAACACGAATGGTTCAAGCAGGCCCGCGATCCCCAGTCGCCCTACCACGACTACTACGTGTGGAGCGACGACCCCTCGACCTACTCCGACGCCCGCATCATTTTCGTCGATACCGAGCCCTCCAACTGGACCTACGACAACCAAGCCAAAAAGCATTACTGGCACCGCTTCTTCTCTCACCAGGCCGATCTCAACTACGACAATCCCAAGGTGCAGAAAGAGATGCTCGAAGTGGTCGATTTCTGGCTGGCCAAGGGGCTGGACGGATTCCGGGTGGACGCTGTCCCCTACCTCTTCGAACGCGAGGGCACCAACTGCGAGAACCTGCCTGAGACGCACGCATTCTGCAAAAAGCTGCGGGCCCATGTGGACGAGCACTTTCCCGGACGCGTGCTGCTGGCCGAGGCCAACCAGTGGCCCGACGACGTGGTGGAATACTTCGGCGACAACGACGAGTTTCACATGTGCTTCAACTTCCCCATCATGCCGCGCATGTTCATGGCTATCCGGCGCGAGGACCGCGAGCCCATCGAGAACATCATCGTCAACCTGCCCGAGATTCCGCGGGACTGCCAGTGGGCCACCTTTTTGCGCAACCACGACGAACTCTCGCTGGAGATGGTGACGGCGGACGAGCGCGACTACATGTGGCAGGAGTACGCTTCAGACCCGCGCATGAAGCTCAACCTGGGCATCCGCCGCCGCCTGTTTCCCTTGATGGAGAACAACCGCCGGGCGGTGGAATTGCTCCACAGCCTGCTGCTGACCTTGCCCGGCTCGCCCATCCTCTACTACGGAGACGAGATCGGGATGGGCGACAACATCTACCTCAGCGACCGCTTCGGATGCCGTACGCCCATGCAGTGGAACGACGACCGCAACGCCGGGTTCTCGCGGGCCGATCCCAGCAAGCTCTACTTCCCCGTCATCAGCGATCCGGGATACAGCTATCAGGGCGTCAACGTAGAGAGCGCCCAGCGCCATCGCTCCTCTTTCCTCAACTACGTCAAGCGGCTGATCCGGATCCGCCAGAGCTACCCAGCCTTCTCGCGGGGCGAGATCCACTTCCTGCATCCCGACAACAATCGCGTGGTCAGTTACCTGTGCGTCCAGGACGGGCAGGTCATGCTGGTGGTCAACAACCTCTCCCGCTACAGCCAGTTCGTGGAACTCGACCTGAGGCAGTTCAACGGCTATCAGCCCATCGATTGCTTCAGCGAGAATCCCTTCCCCCGCATCGGTGAACTCCCCTATCTGCTCACCATGGGTCCCTACGGGTTCTACTGGTTCGAGCTCACTAAGCCCTAA